A window of Candidatus Eisenbacteria bacterium genomic DNA:
GAGAAGCGCAACATGAACATCCCCGACGTCACCAAGATCTCGAACTACCTGGCGTGCAGCAGCGATACGCGCTCCGAGCTGGTGGTGCTGATCCGCTCGGGTGATGCGATCTACGCCCAGATCGACATCGACAGCCACGAGATCGCGGCATTCGACGACAGCGACGTCGAGGACGTTCAGCGGATCGCCGACTGGCTGGCTCGGCTCTATGCCTCTCGTCCGGCCATGAAGCACGGGACCTAGAGGCTCAGATGGAGCCCGCGGTCCCGAGGAGCGACTCGAGCGACGCGCTCGAGCGCTTGCTCGACGACTTGCTGGCCGCCGAGACCGCGCCGGCCGTGGTGGAGAGGGGTGCTCGCTGGCTTGCGCAGATGTCGGGTGCGGCGTCCGCCGCCATCTTCCTGTTCGAGGAAGGGCGCCCGACCATCGAAGGCTGGCATCCCATCACCGTGGCCGAAACGTCGCAGGCGGCCCCGCTGCGGACGCTGGCTCGCGAGGCGATGGGGCTTCCGCTCGGGCCCGAGGCCGGAGAGCCGATCCCTCCCCTTCCGGGGCTGGCGCGACTTCCGCTCGTCTTCCATGGGCGCACCCTGGGTTATGCGCTGCTCCTGCCCGGCGATCTGCCGCCCGCGTGCGGCCCCGCGGTTCAGCGCGCGGTGCGGGCCATCGCCTGCCGCGCCGGCGCCGAGGCGGAGATCGCCGCCAGCCACGGCGCCCACGCGCGCTATCAGCGGTGGTTCAAGACGCTCGACGAGCAGCTGCGCGTGCTGGATCGCGAGCGCCAGAAGTTCGCCGCCATCGTGCATTCCTCCGACGCCCCGGTATTCGTCACCGATCGCGCCCGCGTCATTCGCTGGACCAATTCCGTCATGGCCGAAAGCAAGGGCGAATCGGGAGGCGCGTGGATCGGGCTCTCTTGCCGCGACGCGTGCCGTCACTTCACCGACGGACCCGACGAGGATCCTTGCCGCAGCTGCCCGGTCTCTCAGGTGCTCGAGAGGAACAGCGTCGTCCACCGT
This region includes:
- a CDS encoding GAF domain-containing protein, whose protein sequence is MKSEALIQRLEAQAARGASFEHLLEDAVLGIHEFDPRFHWTGIYELFPDNVLRLGPFIGAPTDHVFIGVGRGVCGTAVAEKRNMNIPDVTKISNYLACSSDTRSELVVLIRSGDAIYAQIDIDSHEIAAFDDSDVEDVQRIADWLARLYASRPAMKHGT